A single window of Camelus ferus isolate YT-003-E chromosome 7, BCGSAC_Cfer_1.0, whole genome shotgun sequence DNA harbors:
- the LOC102514286 gene encoding ferritin light chain-like has translation MSSQIYQNYSTVVVAAVNCLVNMHLWVFCTHLPLGFWFDCKDVALEGVSHSFHELVRRISRAPSSEAAVPSSRRAEATQDEWSKTLDAMEVAILVEKNLNQAILDLCALSSVCADPHLCDFLVEGHFLDEKVKLIKKMGDHLTHLCRLAGPQAGLGK, from the coding sequence ATGAGCTCCCAGATTTATCAGAATTATTCCACCGTGGTCGTGGCTGCTGTCAACTGCCTGGTCAACATGCATCTGTGGGTCTTCTGCACTCACCTCCCTCTGGGCTTCTGGTTTGACTGCAAGGATGTGGCTCTGGAGGGTGTGAGCCACTCTTTTCATGAATTGGTGAGAAGAATCTCAAGGGCGCCGAGCAGTGAGGCAGCTGTGCCCTCTTCCAGACGTGCAGAAGCCACTCAAGATGAGTGGAGTAAAACTCTAGATGCTATGGAAGTCGCCATTCTCGTGGAGAAGAACCTGAACCAGGCCATTTTGGATCTGTGTGCCCTGAGTTCTGTCTGTGCAGACCCCCACCTCTGTGACTTTCTAGTTGAAGGCCACTTCCTAGATGAGAAGGTGAAACTCATCAAGAAGATGGGTGACCACCTGACTCACCTCTGCAGGCTGgctggtccccaggctgggctgggcaaaTAG